Below is a window of Sporosarcina ureae DNA.
ATGACAAAAGAAGAACAAACGGGTGAAGTAGAATTGACCCTAGAAGAAGCAAAAGCGGCTATTATTGAAGCGGGTAAAAAGACGGGTGAACTAACTCTAGAAGATGTAACGGAAAAACTAGCATCTTTTGAAATGGAACCTGAGCAATTCGAAGAGTTTCTTGATCAGATAGAAGCGCAAGAAATCGAAATGGATAGAAAAGAAGAAGCTGATCCGAAGGCTGAAAAAGAAGAACAATTCGATTTAAATGACTTGAGTGTACCGCCAGGCGTCAGAATCAACGATCCAGTCCGTATGTATTTAAAGGAAATTGGCCGCGTGGATTTATTGACAGGTAAAGAAGAGGTAGACTTGGCGATTCGTATTATCGATGGCTTGGCAGCTGAAGCTGAGCTCGAAGAAACAGGGAAAATGACGCCTAAAATAGATGCAGATATTATTCGTGGTGAAAATGCCAAAAAGAAATTGGCAGAAGCGAATTTACGTCTAGTTGTCAGTATCGCGAAGCGTTATGTCGGTCGTGGTATGCTGTTCTTAGACTTGATTCAAGAAGGAAATATGGGTCTTATTAAAGCCGTAGAGAAATTTGACCATACAAAAGGCTTTAAATTCAGTACGTATGCCACTTGGTGGATCCGTCAAGCGATTACACGCGCGATTGCAGACCAGGCACGTACGATCCGTATTCCTGTGCATATGGTAGAAACCATCAACAAATTGATTCGCGTCCAGCGTCAGTTGCTCCAAGATCTAGGACGAGAACCTTCTCCTGAAGAAATTGGAGAAGAAATGGACTTGACACCAGAAAAAGTGCGAGAAATTTTGAAGATTGCTCAAGAGCCAGTTTCATTGGAAACACCAATCGGTGAAGAAGATGATTCCCACTTAGGAGATTTCATCGAAGACTCGGAAGCGCAGTCTCCTTCAGATCATGCAGCTTATGAATTATTGAAGGAACAGCTTGAAGATGTCCTAGATACATTAACTGATCGTGAAGAAAACGTACTACGTCTTCGTTTTGGTCTAGATGATGGACGCACGCGAACGCTCGAGGAAGTGGGTAAAGTATTCGGTGTAACACGTGAACGTATTCGCCAAATCGAAGCAAAAGCACTTAGAAAGTTACGCCACCCATCACGTAGCAAGCGACTGAAAGACTTCTTAGAATAATAGGTGCATCGGCTTGATATAGCCGATGCTTTTTATTCTGTATCAAAAAAAAGAAGATTGATACTATTGGAGGAGAAAGGATGGCTATAGATAAGAAACAGATCATCATTTCTGAAATCCGGTATTGGAAAACAAATAAACTTCTTCCTGAACATTATTGTGATTTCCTCATTACATTATATGCACAAGGTGAAGATCCGGATGAAGTGGCAGAGAAAGAGTCTTCCACACTTCAAATCGAACGCAGAAAGTTGCGGTCTAAACAAATCTTGATATTGCTCATTAGTTTATTGCTTGCAGGTGTTGCGTCTGTTGCAATGTTCGTATTGACGGAATACCCAACTGCTACCTTGCTCGTTGCAGCAGTATTGGCTTTAATTTTCCTATTGCTCGTTTCAGGAAAAACCTTCACAAAGAAAGGTTTTGCACCTTTCCTCTACATATCGATGGCGTTTCTTTTATTGATGATGTCATTGAAGATTTGGAATGCATTTTTTGATGGAGATACGACAGTATTGATTGGTCTACTTGTTTTGAATTGCGGTTTGTGGTTATTCACGGGAAGAGTATTAAAGTTACTTTATTTCACAATTTCAGGTTCACTTGGTTTATTGACAGTAGTCGCATTTTTACTATTGTCGATATAATTATCCAGAATCGGACGGAATGCAATGAATGTATTGCTAATTTCCGTCCTTTTTCTATATACTGTTATGTAAGGGCTTACAAGTTTTCGGAAATAGAGTAGTATATGTGAAGAGAGGATGATCCTAATGAATTTTGACTTAACTCAAGAACAGCAAATGGTGAAGAAATTGATGAGAGATTTCGCAAACGAGGAAGTAGCACCAGGTGCAGTAGACAGGGATCGCTCTGGAAAATTTCCAGTGGAGATATTTAAAAAGCTTTCAGAAATGGGCATGATGGGCTTGCCATTTCCCGAGAAATATGGTGGCGCTGGAGCAGATACGATCAGTTTTGCTATTGTTACCGAGGAATTAAGCCGTGCTTGTGCATCAACAGGCATTACGTATTCCGCACATATTTCACTTGGTGGAGCACCGCTCAATCTATTTGGAACCGAAGAGCAAAAAGAGAAGTATTTAACGCCGATCTGTACGGGAGAATCATTTGGTGCGTTCGGTCTGACAGAGCCAAATGCAGGTTCCGATGCAGGTGGTACAGAGACGTCTGCAGTGCTCGCTGAAGGGAAGTATACGATCAATGGATCCAAAGTGTATATAACAAATGCTAGCTACGCAAAACACTTGGCATTGACTGCTGTGACAGGTCGTACGGATGGCAAGAAAGAGATCAGCGCCATTATCGTACCAACGGATTCCAAAGGTTTTAAAATTATAGACAACTATGAAAAGATGGGCTTGCACGCTTCCAACACAACTGAATTATTGCTAGAAGACGTTGTAGTGCCTGAAGAGAATCTACTTGGCGAAAGCGGTAAGGGATTCCAGCAATTTCTCGTAACCCTTGACGGTGGCCGTATTGGAATTGGTGCTATGGCAGTAGGGATTGCACAGGCAGCCTATGAGCGCGCATTAACATATTCAAAGGAACGTAAACAATTCGGTAAAACGTTATCTTCATTCCAGATTACACAGTTCAAGTTGGCTGATATGGCAATGAAGATCGAACTTGCACGGACGATGGTATATAAAGCAGCATGGTTGAAAGATCAGGGAAGGAAGTTCACGAAAGAAGCTTCCATGTGTAAATTATATGCTTCTGAAATCGCTATGGAAGTGGCCAATGAAGCGATCCAAATCCACGGTGGCTATGGTTATATGCGTGAATATGAAGTCGAACGTTACTTACGAGATGCCAAGCTTCTGGAAATTGGAGAAGGCACTTCAGAAGTACAACGGATGGTCATTGCGAGACAACTTGGTTGTTGACCTGCGAATTATGGCGATTCTGTCACAAAAGACGAAAAGTCGCCCAATAACACTTTCAGTTTTCTTATAGATACAGTACAATGTTAAGTGTATACTGTATCTTTTACAGAATAGATTCTGATGAAGGAGGGTAATCCAATGAATAAAAATCCTGTTGTACCATTTCTTTTGATTTTCGCACTTGGAATTGGACTTGTTTTCTTCATGTCACTTTATGGTCTGGATCAGAAAAAAGAAATTGCTGGAGCTAACGAAGAAGGCACTGAGCAAGGAACTGAAGAAGAAAGTGCAAACACTGGCGAATTTGACGCAGAAGCTGTTGCTCAGCAGAAGTGTATCAGTTGTCACGGTGATGGCTTAACTGGCGGAATGGGGCCAGCTCTAAACAGCTCACTTGACGCTGACGAAGTACATGATGCAATCAAAAACGGTGTTGCTGGAACTGCAATGCCGGCTGGACTTGTTCCAGATGAAAACATAGATGAAATGGTTGATTACATTTTATCATTAGACTGATTGTCTACTTAATTTAAAGAGCCAGTAAACCAGAGTAACTCTTGGTTTACTGGCTCTTTTGCATTGCATGAAAAGTGTACCGATTATACAATAGATAAGAATGAAAGGCGGGGGACTATGAATACCAACCAATTATCGGAACGGCTGTCGATGGTAGCCAGTTTTGTTCCGAAAGATACTGTACTTGCGGATATCGGTAGCGATCATGCCTATCTACCGTGTTATTTAATGAATAAAGGTAAAATTCGTCGAGCAATTGCAGGAGAAGTGGTGAAAGGTCCTTTTGAAGCCGCTTCACGCAATGTAGCTTTAAATGGCTTTACGGACCGGATTGAAGTCCGACTGGCAAATGGCTTACAAGCGATAGAAGAAACAGACCACGTCGAAACTGTGACTATTGCAGGAATGGGAGGCACTTTAATTACTTCGATCTTAGAAGCGGGCAAGGATCGTTTAACGCATGTACAACGAATCATCGTACAGCCTAATCTACATGCCATTGCAATTCGAGAATGGGCAGTGGAGAATGGATTTTGTATTGTCGACGAAGAAATTTTACTAGAAGATAGTAAAATCTATGAAGTGCTTGTACTCGAAAGGGGAACGGCTGAATACTCGAAGGCAGATTTACTTGTCGGTCCTGTCTTACGTCATAAACGATCTAACGTATTCCAGGCAAAGTGGGAGCGGGAATTGCAAGAATGGCAGCGAGTCATAAAAGCCCTAGAAAAAGCAGGGCAAACAGAAGAAATCAAGCAAAAAAGAGCAAACGTGCAAGAAAATATCGAATTAGTCAGGAAGGTGCTAGCACATGAAGAAGAGTAATGGACACCAGATCATTGAACTATTTGAAAAGTGGTCACCGAAGAGACTCGCTTTTGAAGGAGATCCAATCGGACTGCATATCGGTCAATTGAATCGTCCAGTAGATAAAGTTCTTGTTACACTTGATGTCAATGAACAAGTGATTGATGAAGCTATCGAAAAGGGTGCAACTCTAGTGATTGCACACCATCCTCCGTTGTTCCGTCCTGTGAAATCCATTCTGACGGATACCCCTCAAGGGAAAATGATTGAGAAGTGTATTAAGCATGATATCGCGGTCTACGCTGCACATACGAATCTGGATATTGCAGAAGGCGGTGTCAATGATATGTTAGCGGAACGTCTTGGTATACAAGAGACGGAGCCGATTGATATTACGGACTCTGAACATTTGATTAAATTGGCGGTATTCTGCCCATTAGCCGATGCTGATGCACTACGTCAGAAATTAGCTAGTGCAGGCGCGGGTGCTATCGGTGATTATCAAGCATGCAGTTTTAGTTCACAAGGCACCGGACGTTTCACACCGATTGATGGAGCAAATCCAACAATAGGACACGTGGGGGAGCCGACGTTAGTGGATGAGGAACGAATTGAAGTCGTTTTCCCAGAAAGTCAGCAAGCGAAGGTCGTCAAATCCATGTTTGCTGCACATCCATACGAAGAACCTGCATTTGATATAGTCAAATTAGAGCAGAAAACAAATGAGCAAGGGATTGGTCGTATCGGACGAATCGCAAAAGAGATGACGTTGAAAGAGTTTGCTCAACATGTAAAAGAATCATTCGGTGTTCCTGCTTTACGCTTCGTCGGTGATCCAGACTCGAAAATTCGTAAAGTGGCGGTCCTTGGCGGTGATGGAAATAAATATATCGCAGCGGCGAAGAGGAAGGGAGCGGATGTATTGGTAACAGGTGATATGTATTATCACGTAGCGCAAGATGCACAAGCTCTCAATTTAGCGGTTGTAGATCCGGGTCATAATATCGAAAAAATTATGATTGCCGGTGTAGCGAAACAAATGGCAAGCTTCTGTGAAGAAAATAAATTGGCAGTTGAATTCATTGAATCTAACATCATAACAGAACCTTTTCAATTCCTATATTAAATAGAAAAAGCCGTCGAAATGGAATTCGACGGCTTTGCTATGTTTAGGGTTCAATCCGGATAACAGGAGTTGGGTTCTTGACTTTAGGCAAGATTTTCTCGAGTTTGAACTTTCTTTCCGGGCGATGTGTTGTAGGATCTTCTGGATCAAAATCATTCAGGAACGATATAACTTCCCTGACGATTATTGTAGGCGTAGAAGCACCTGCCGTGACCGCTACTGTCTCAATACCCTCCAACCAAGCAGGATCGATTTCCGAGACGTCTGAGACACGGTATGAAGGTGTATTTGCAATCTCAACAGAAACTTGTGTTAAGCGGTTGGAGTTATTACTCTTTGGATCTCCAACAACAATCAGTAAATCTGCTTCGCCAGCTTGTTGTGCTACCGCTTCTTGTCGAACTTGTGTAGCTAGACAAATTTCCTGGTGTACTTCGATTTGAGGGAATTTTTGTTGCAACGCTTCCATCAGGTGTGCAACGTCCCACTGACTCATCGTAGTTTGATTTGTCACCAATAGTTTTTCATTGGTAATATCTAGATTGTCAATATCCTCGAGGCGTTCAATTAAATGAACTGAATCCGGTGCAACACCGATCGCGCCTTCAGGTTCTGGGTGATACTTCTTACCGATATACAGAATATCATAGCCTTCTGCTACTTTTTCTTCAATTAAATAATGTGTGACAGAAACGTCAGGACATGTTGCATCAATTGCAACCAATCCTTTTTCTTTTGCCAACTGGCGAACTTCAGGAGAAACACCGTGTGCTGTGTAAATTACAGTCCCTTTATCCACTTTACGTAAAATGTCCAGGCGGTTTTCCCCGTCCAATGTAATGATCCCATCTTCTTCGAATGCATCCGTAACATGTTTGTTGTGGACGATCATGCCTAATATATAAATGGGTCTCGGCAAGGTTGGATCGAGCGCAGCATTTCTTGCAATAACCATCGCATCAACCACACCATAACAATAACCTCTAGGTGATATCTTGAGTACTTTCATTTATTCCACTCCACTCCTCTAGTAACTTCTCTTTCATTATAGCGGAGATTCGCGGACGATTCAAAGAGTTCAGAAGGGAGGTTGAAAAATACGCGGTGAAGATGGCCGACTGATGGCTTCTGAAGGTCGAGAAACAGGCGCTTGTGGACCACTTGGACGTGGAGCAGAAGAAGCTGTCGGTGCGTCCGGCATGGATTGTACTCCTTTATACAATCTCCACATAGCGGGTATATTTTGAACAAGTGGCGCAAACTGCTGAACTAATGGTGCAAATTGCTGGGCCGTATTGAAAAAACGATTGGCGGTTTGCATGTATTGATCAGCCCGTGAAGGACCTGTGTCTTGCATACCCGGTTGCTGCTGTTGCGGCATGTTCGCACCACCACTTTGTGGACGCTGGGGATTACCTTGCATGCCTTGA
It encodes the following:
- a CDS encoding acyl-CoA dehydrogenase family protein, with the translated sequence MNFDLTQEQQMVKKLMRDFANEEVAPGAVDRDRSGKFPVEIFKKLSEMGMMGLPFPEKYGGAGADTISFAIVTEELSRACASTGITYSAHISLGGAPLNLFGTEEQKEKYLTPICTGESFGAFGLTEPNAGSDAGGTETSAVLAEGKYTINGSKVYITNASYAKHLALTAVTGRTDGKKEISAIIVPTDSKGFKIIDNYEKMGLHASNTTELLLEDVVVPEENLLGESGKGFQQFLVTLDGGRIGIGAMAVGIAQAAYERALTYSKERKQFGKTLSSFQITQFKLADMAMKIELARTMVYKAAWLKDQGRKFTKEASMCKLYASEIAMEVANEAIQIHGGYGYMREYEVERYLRDAKLLEIGEGTSEVQRMVIARQLGC
- a CDS encoding 4-hydroxy-3-methylbut-2-enyl diphosphate reductase — translated: MKVLKISPRGYCYGVVDAMVIARNAALDPTLPRPIYILGMIVHNKHVTDAFEEDGIITLDGENRLDILRKVDKGTVIYTAHGVSPEVRQLAKEKGLVAIDATCPDVSVTHYLIEEKVAEGYDILYIGKKYHPEPEGAIGVAPDSVHLIERLEDIDNLDITNEKLLVTNQTTMSQWDVAHLMEALQQKFPQIEVHQEICLATQVRQEAVAQQAGEADLLIVVGDPKSNNSNRLTQVSVEIANTPSYRVSDVSEIDPAWLEGIETVAVTAGASTPTIIVREVISFLNDFDPEDPTTHRPERKFKLEKILPKVKNPTPVIRIEP
- a CDS encoding tRNA (adenine(22)-N(1))-methyltransferase; translated protein: MNTNQLSERLSMVASFVPKDTVLADIGSDHAYLPCYLMNKGKIRRAIAGEVVKGPFEAASRNVALNGFTDRIEVRLANGLQAIEETDHVETVTIAGMGGTLITSILEAGKDRLTHVQRIIVQPNLHAIAIREWAVENGFCIVDEEILLEDSKIYEVLVLERGTAEYSKADLLVGPVLRHKRSNVFQAKWERELQEWQRVIKALEKAGQTEEIKQKRANVQENIELVRKVLAHEEE
- the vrrA gene encoding VrrA/YqfQ family protein, producing the protein MRYQSFYPFSNQQPQPRMSPSPPPMQQSRPLPFSQGMQGNPQRPQSGGANMPQQQQPGMQDTGPSRADQYMQTANRFFNTAQQFAPLVQQFAPLVQNIPAMWRLYKGVQSMPDAPTASSAPRPSGPQAPVSRPSEAISRPSSPRIFQPPF
- a CDS encoding Nif3-like dinuclear metal center hexameric protein; the protein is MKKSNGHQIIELFEKWSPKRLAFEGDPIGLHIGQLNRPVDKVLVTLDVNEQVIDEAIEKGATLVIAHHPPLFRPVKSILTDTPQGKMIEKCIKHDIAVYAAHTNLDIAEGGVNDMLAERLGIQETEPIDITDSEHLIKLAVFCPLADADALRQKLASAGAGAIGDYQACSFSSQGTGRFTPIDGANPTIGHVGEPTLVDEERIEVVFPESQQAKVVKSMFAAHPYEEPAFDIVKLEQKTNEQGIGRIGRIAKEMTLKEFAQHVKESFGVPALRFVGDPDSKIRKVAVLGGDGNKYIAAAKRKGADVLVTGDMYYHVAQDAQALNLAVVDPGHNIEKIMIAGVAKQMASFCEENKLAVEFIESNIITEPFQFLY
- the cccA gene encoding cytochrome c550, with product MNKNPVVPFLLIFALGIGLVFFMSLYGLDQKKEIAGANEEGTEQGTEEESANTGEFDAEAVAQQKCISCHGDGLTGGMGPALNSSLDADEVHDAIKNGVAGTAMPAGLVPDENIDEMVDYILSLD